The stretch of DNA GTACTAAATTTTAGGAAAATTTTAAATAGCAATTAGGGGTGCGGTGATTTGCAGGGCGGTTGATGCAGTTGACTGGACATGGATAATTCCAGAATAGTTGATCTAGGGCTAACAGTGCTATTAAGTTAAGTAGCTGGGTGGAAATAAACGCTCTTCATGGAGGCTGGTCATTGGTCATCGACAACGTTACTGCAATTAATAGGTAACTTCCTGCTACTATCTGCGGATAGACAACAGAAACATTAAAATACATTAAGCATAGTCAAATTTTTATTGCTGCTCAGTATAGTGCTGGTCTTTATATCTTATGACTGACGTTCCCGTTTCTCGTATTCGTAATTTTTGCATCATTGCCCACATTGATCACGGAAAATCGACATTAGCAGACCGACTCTTACAATCGACAGGGACGGTAAAAGACCGTGAAATGAAGGAACAGTTCCTCGACAACATGGACTTGGAACGGGAACGTGGGATAACAATTAAGCTGCAAGCTGCGCGGATGAACTACACAGCTGCAGATGGCGAACAGTACGTTCTCAACTTGATTGATACCCCTGGACACGTAGATTTCTCTTATGAGGTCTCGCGCAGTCTGGCCGCGTGTGAAGGGGCGCTGTTAGTAGTAGATGCTTCCCAAGGGGTTGAAGCGCAAACTCTGGCTAATGTTTATCTTGCCCTTAATCATAATCTAGAGATTATCCCAGTTCTTAACAAAATAGATTTACCAGGCGCTGAACCAGAGCGAGTTAAATCTGAGATTGAGGAAATTATTGGACTTGATTGTAGTGGTGCAATTTTGGCTTCTGCAAAAGAAGGCATAGGGATTAATGAAATTCTCGAATCTATTGTTCACCTAGTCCCGCCGCCAAGCGATACAGTTGCTCAACCCTTACGGGCATTGATTTTTGATAGTTACTACGATAGCTATCGTGGTGTGGTTGTGTACTTCCGTGTGATGGATGGGACAGTCAAAAAAGGCGATCGCATCCGCCTCATGGCTACTGGTAAAGAATGCCAGATTGATGAATTAGGTGTACTCTCACCTACCCAGGTACAACTAGATGAACTTCATGCAGGTGAAGTAGGTTATCTCGCTGCGGCAATTAAAGCTGTTGGAGATGCCCGTGTTGGCGACACATTTACTCTTGTTAATGCGCCAGCAACAGAAGCTTTACCTGGTTACACCGAAGCTAAACCAATGGTATTTTGCGGCTTGTTCCCCACAGATGCCGATCAATACCCAGATTTGCGAGAAGCACTGGAGAAACTCAGGCTGAATGATGCCGCACTCAACTATGAGCCAGAAACCTCTAGCGCCATGGGATTTGGTTTCCGGTGTGGTTTCTTAGGCTTGCTGCACATGGAAATTGTCCAAGAGCGGTTAGAGCGAGAATACAATCTTGATTTAATTACTACTGCTCCTTCTGTGGTTTATCGGGTAACAACTAATAAAGGAGAAGTAGTATTCGTTGATAATCCTAGTCACTTGCCAGATCCTCAACACCGAGAAAAAATTGAAGAACCTTATGTCAAAGTAGAGATGATTACGCCAGAAGAGTACGTCGGTACTTTGATGGAATTGTGTCAAAATCGGCGGGGCGTTTTCACAGACATAAAGTATTTAACCCAAGGGCGGACAACCTTAACTTATGAGTTACCACTAGCGGAAGTAGTGACAGACTTTTTTGACCAGATGAAATCTCGCACACGCGGTTACGCCAGCATGGAATATCAAATAATTGGCTATCGCGAGAATACTCTGGTTAAATTAGACATCATGATTAATGGTGATCCAGTCGATGCTTTAGCAATGATTGTTCATCGGGATAAAGCCTATAATGTTGGTCGGGCAATGGCAGAAAAATTAAAAGAATTAATTCCACGCCATCAATTTAAAGTACCGATTCAAGCAGCTATTGGTAGTAAGGTGATTGCTAGCGAACAAATTCCGGCATTAAGAAAGGATGTGTTAGCAAAATGTTACGGCGGAGACATTTCCCGAAAGAAAAAATTATTGCAGAAGCAAGCCAAGGGTAAGAAGCGGATGAAGTCTGTAGGTACGGTTGACGTGCCTCAAGAAGCATTTATGGCGGTACTACGTCTGGATCAGGAATAATTTTTATAACCACAAAACGCCCCAGAATATAATTTTGGGGCTACTCAAAATAAATCAGGACTTACGTAGGTTGAAAGAGTTAAATAGTACCAAAATGCTGATGATTTAAGAATTTTTCCCATTCACCAATCACCAGTTCCCAGTCCCCAAACCCTGGATTTTTGGTAAAAATGCGTAATTCCTGTAAATATTGGGTGCGTAGCTTGTCAATATTTTTCTAAGGAATGGGAAAAATATATTTGTGCTAGACAGCGCAGCAGTCTAAGGTTAATTTGGAATACCAATTCACACATCAGTCAATTTTAAAATAATGCGAATTTTAGTTACAGGTGGAGCAGGTTTCATTGGTTCCCATTTGATTGATCGCTTAATGGCAGAAAATCATGAAGTTATTTGCTTAGATAACTTTTACACTGGTAGCAAGCGCAATATTCTCAAGTGGTTGGATAATCCTTACTTTGAATTAATCCGCCACGACATTACTGAACCAATTCGACTAGAAGTAGATCAAATTTATCATCTAGCCTGCCCTGCTTCTCCTGTTCACTACCAATACAACCCAGTTAAAACTGTTAAAACTAATGTTATTGGTACGCTAAATATGTTGGGTTTAGCCAAGCGTGTGAAGGCGAGATTTTTGCTTGCTTCTACATCTGAAGTTTATGGCGATCCAGATGTGCATCCCCAACCAGAAGAATATCGCGGAAATGTTAATCCAATCGGCATTCGTGCTTGTTACGACGAAGGGAAGCGAATTGCAGAAACGCTTTCATTTGACTACCATCGCCAAAATAATGTAGATATCCGTGTAGCTCGCATATTCAATACTTATGGTGCGCGGATGTTGGAAAATGACGGGCGCGTAGTTAGTAATTTTGTGGCTCAGGCGTTACGAGGAATACCTTTAACTGTATACGGTGAGGGTTCGCAAACTCGCAGTTTTTGCTATGCTTTTGATTTGGTAGATGGCTTAATCCGGTTAATGAATGGTGAGCATATTGGCCCAATAAATTTGGGAAACCCAGATGAATATACTATTTTAGAACTGGCGCAAAAAATTCAACAGATGATTAATCCTGATGCGGAAATCATTTTTAAACCGCTACCACAAGATGATCCTCGTCAGCGACAACCAGATATTACAAAAGCGAAAAGTTTGTTGGGTTGGCAACCTACTATTCCTTTAGAAGAAGGGTTAAAACTAACAATAGATGATTTTCGCGATCGCTTGGGATTAACCCACCCGCAGCTTACTGCATCGACATAGATTCAATTAACCATACAGGGAAGGTATCTTCCCTTATTCCCAACTTATCTTATATTTTAAGGATTTTACCCCATGCGTGTTTGTGTTATTGGTACTGGCTACGTTGGCTTAGTAACTGGGGCTTGCCTTGCTCATATTGGACATCATGTTATCTGTGTTGATAATAATGAAGAAAAAGTCAAATTAATGAAGGCTGGACATTCCCCAATCTACGAACCAGGATTGTCAGAAATTATGCAATCTGCTATTAGTGCAGGTAAACTTGAATTTACTTCAGATTTGGCTGCTGGGGTGGCGCATGGGGAAATTTTATTTATTGCTGTAGGAACGCCTGCTTTACCAAATGGTGAAAGTGATACCCGCTATGTTGAAGCAGTGGCGCGTGGGATTGGTGAGCATTTAGATCACAGCTATAAGGTAATTGTAAATAAATCTACTGTACCGATTGGATCGGGTGATTGGGTGCGAATGATTGTGCTTGATGGTGTTTTAGAACGGCAAAAGTCTTTAGTGGGTGCAGGTGGCGTTGCTTTGGATGAGAAGGTGGCAGAAATTGCTGCCGACTTTGATGTAGTTAGTAATCCAGAGTTTTTGCGTGAAGGTTCAGCTATTTACGACACTTTTAATCCAGACCGGATTGTGTTGGGTAGTAATAACAACAGAGCGATCGCCATGATGCAAGAACTCTATACACCTATTGTCGAGCGTCAGTACGCAGAAGACAAGTCTTTAGCGCCAATACCAGTAGTGGTGACAGACATTAATTCTGCTGAGATGGTTAAATATGCGGCGAATGCTTTTTTAGCTACTAAAATTAGTTTTATTAATGAAATAGCTAATATCTGCGATCGCGTTGGTGCTGATGTTACCCAAGTT from Oculatellaceae cyanobacterium encodes:
- a CDS encoding UDP-glucuronic acid decarboxylase family protein — protein: MRILVTGGAGFIGSHLIDRLMAENHEVICLDNFYTGSKRNILKWLDNPYFELIRHDITEPIRLEVDQIYHLACPASPVHYQYNPVKTVKTNVIGTLNMLGLAKRVKARFLLASTSEVYGDPDVHPQPEEYRGNVNPIGIRACYDEGKRIAETLSFDYHRQNNVDIRVARIFNTYGARMLENDGRVVSNFVAQALRGIPLTVYGEGSQTRSFCYAFDLVDGLIRLMNGEHIGPINLGNPDEYTILELAQKIQQMINPDAEIIFKPLPQDDPRQRQPDITKAKSLLGWQPTIPLEEGLKLTIDDFRDRLGLTHPQLTAST
- the lepA gene encoding translation elongation factor 4, whose amino-acid sequence is MTDVPVSRIRNFCIIAHIDHGKSTLADRLLQSTGTVKDREMKEQFLDNMDLERERGITIKLQAARMNYTAADGEQYVLNLIDTPGHVDFSYEVSRSLAACEGALLVVDASQGVEAQTLANVYLALNHNLEIIPVLNKIDLPGAEPERVKSEIEEIIGLDCSGAILASAKEGIGINEILESIVHLVPPPSDTVAQPLRALIFDSYYDSYRGVVVYFRVMDGTVKKGDRIRLMATGKECQIDELGVLSPTQVQLDELHAGEVGYLAAAIKAVGDARVGDTFTLVNAPATEALPGYTEAKPMVFCGLFPTDADQYPDLREALEKLRLNDAALNYEPETSSAMGFGFRCGFLGLLHMEIVQERLEREYNLDLITTAPSVVYRVTTNKGEVVFVDNPSHLPDPQHREKIEEPYVKVEMITPEEYVGTLMELCQNRRGVFTDIKYLTQGRTTLTYELPLAEVVTDFFDQMKSRTRGYASMEYQIIGYRENTLVKLDIMINGDPVDALAMIVHRDKAYNVGRAMAEKLKELIPRHQFKVPIQAAIGSKVIASEQIPALRKDVLAKCYGGDISRKKKLLQKQAKGKKRMKSVGTVDVPQEAFMAVLRLDQE
- a CDS encoding UDP-glucose/GDP-mannose dehydrogenase family protein, with product MRVCVIGTGYVGLVTGACLAHIGHHVICVDNNEEKVKLMKAGHSPIYEPGLSEIMQSAISAGKLEFTSDLAAGVAHGEILFIAVGTPALPNGESDTRYVEAVARGIGEHLDHSYKVIVNKSTVPIGSGDWVRMIVLDGVLERQKSLVGAGGVALDEKVAEIAADFDVVSNPEFLREGSAIYDTFNPDRIVLGSNNNRAIAMMQELYTPIVERQYAEDKSLAPIPVVVTDINSAEMVKYAANAFLATKISFINEIANICDRVGADVTQVAQGIGLDSRIGSKFLHAGIGWGGSCFPKDVSALIHTADDYGYETHLLKAAVNVNQRQRLIAVEKLQQVLKILKGKTVGLLGLTFKPDTDDMRDAPALNIIEHLNRLGAKVKAYDPIASQSGMRHGLGGVMVETDPERLADGCDALVLVTEWQQFRQLDYQKMATLMNNPVMIDGRNFLDREKLESVGFRYVGIGR